The following DNA comes from Chiloscyllium plagiosum isolate BGI_BamShark_2017 unplaced genomic scaffold, ASM401019v2 scaf_19321, whole genome shotgun sequence.
GTAATCATTCCTGTGTTTGTGGGCGGTCAGGGCTGGGGCGGAGCTGGTACTGGTATTTGTAGATGGTGTAGTTGATGAGTTTAGCAAAGGTGTGTGGCACGACCCTCGTGCCCACCAGCCTGTAGCCCAGCTTGCGATAGAGCTGCTGCGCTTCTGTCTGAATGACTGAAGTGCCCAGCACGATGCCAGTGAAGCCAGAGAGATGAGCAAACTCGTGGACAGTGTGGCACAGGGCCTTGGCAATGCCCTGGCCACGGTACTCCCGGTGAACGTTCAGTCGTTTCAGCTCAAGGTCAGTGGGCGAGTGGTCAGATGGAACAGCTCCAACTGTCCCGATCACAACACcatcccactgtgccacccagaaaCAGGCACCTGGCCGTTCACTGTACGATGCCCAGATGTCCAGGAGGTCTGCCCTCAGGTTTTGGTCAATCAGGAGGTCCCAAAGTCTCTTGAGGAGCAGGCGGCCCAGGACCAGTAACACAGCCAGCAGGAAGAGAAACAGCAGCAAGGAGTCGCACAGCACCAACAGCAAGGACAAGCTGACAGTGACACTGGCCTGGATCACAGGCTGCTTCAGGACATAGCGACACACCCTGGGGAAATGCTGGCGGACACCACTTACATACAGGTCCCGCACGCTCTGATAATCCGAGTCCTGGTATACACGAATCTGGTAGTTCACCATCCtgacactgctgctgctgctggagatgCTGCTGGTGCTGCTGAGGAGGGcagctgctgctgttggtggtgctggtgctggtgctgctgctgctggagatgCTGCTGGTGCTGATGGGGAAGGCAGCTGCTGCTGTTGGTGCTGCTGGTGCTGCTGGGGGGCcagctgctgctgttggtggtgctggtgctgctgctgctggagatgCTGCTGGTGCTGCTGGGGAGGGcagctgctgctgttggtggtgctggtgctggtgctgctgctgctgctggagatgCTACTGGTGCTGCTGGGGAGGGCAGCTGCTGCTGTTGGTGCTGCTGGGGAAGGCAGCTGCTGCTGTT
Coding sequences within:
- the nat8 gene encoding probable N-acetyltransferase camello, with product MVNYQIRVYQDSDYQSVRDLYVSGVRQHFPRVCRYVLKQPVIQASVTVSLSLLLVLCDSLLLFLFLLAVLLVLGRLLLKRLWDLLIDQNLRADLLDIWASYSERPGACFWVAQWDGVVIGTVGAVPSDHSPTDLELKRLNVHREYRGQGIAKALCHTVHEFAHLSGFTGIVLGTSVIQTEAQQLYRKLGYRLVGTRVVPHTFAKLINYTIYKYQYQLRPSPDRPQTQE